A stretch of the Chloroflexota bacterium genome encodes the following:
- a CDS encoding adenylate/guanylate cyclase domain-containing protein: MQTSSQFSTLFRKLWRRAFSPRGIRRFQVGAAMGLLIGLLIAGILSLGALKPFEAGLADWFYRPRPTSGNVVLIAVDDETADTYGWPLERITQRGFVGILARFQPRVIVLDMVLPDIGAALDDDLLAAMLSRAGKVVQPVLGVEATRLPSETSPFPAFDSIVTPAPTLRTPNTILAHGALYPDADGVVRRVPLAIDVPGQRYPALALAAVALFEGREPTVELAQDGVRVGDKRVPVDARGQVLISFSRRDAIKIISYADIMQGKADYSQLRDKIVLVGPMTRAINETYAVPAGVESNRVYNVQIQADAIETLLSGNYLREEDRTWQIAAVLVIAIFAGVTLPRMPWLYGAVFSIGILAAYLLYASVRAEAGVIITPLYAGIALVVTYMLAVTYRYFSEERTRAFISRIFQGRIAPESVSQVIDLYAQGALSLAGGRREVTVMCATLRGIATLSEATAPETVIELLDRHNALIVETIFRLGGAVTSQIGNTVIATWNFPLAQPDHATRALQAAFAIQQQMRERNPETTEEQEIGAAIGLATGAVVVGQLSSLQTEYSVVGDVVTLSERITALAAPGQVLISTETREQIGKEWNTEHIHSLRTRGKKDPILVWQVEDAPSVG, translated from the coding sequence GTGCAAACCTCATCCCAGTTCTCCACCTTGTTCAGAAAATTGTGGCGTCGCGCGTTTAGTCCGCGCGGTATTCGGCGTTTCCAAGTCGGCGCGGCGATGGGTCTCCTCATCGGCTTGCTGATTGCGGGCATCCTCTCGCTCGGCGCGCTCAAACCGTTTGAAGCCGGACTCGCCGACTGGTTCTACCGTCCGCGCCCGACAAGCGGCAATGTCGTTTTGATCGCGGTGGACGACGAGACCGCGGACACGTACGGTTGGCCCCTCGAACGCATCACCCAACGCGGTTTTGTCGGCATCCTCGCGCGCTTTCAACCGCGCGTCATCGTGCTCGATATGGTGTTGCCCGACATCGGCGCGGCGTTGGACGATGATCTACTCGCGGCGATGTTGAGCCGCGCGGGAAAAGTGGTCCAACCCGTCCTCGGCGTCGAAGCGACGCGCTTGCCGTCGGAAACGAGTCCGTTCCCGGCGTTCGATTCGATTGTCACACCTGCGCCAACGCTCCGCACACCCAACACCATTCTCGCCCACGGCGCGCTGTACCCCGATGCCGATGGCGTGGTGCGTCGTGTGCCACTCGCGATAGATGTGCCAGGGCAACGCTATCCCGCGCTCGCGCTCGCCGCCGTCGCGCTATTCGAGGGACGCGAACCGACCGTCGAACTCGCGCAAGACGGCGTGCGCGTTGGCGACAAGCGCGTGCCCGTGGACGCGCGGGGACAAGTGCTCATCAGCTTTAGCCGGCGCGATGCGATCAAGATTATTTCGTACGCGGACATTATGCAAGGCAAAGCCGATTACTCGCAACTGCGCGACAAGATTGTGCTCGTTGGTCCGATGACACGTGCGATCAACGAAACGTACGCCGTACCCGCCGGCGTGGAGAGCAATCGGGTCTACAACGTGCAGATTCAGGCGGACGCGATAGAAACGTTGTTGAGCGGCAACTATTTGCGCGAGGAAGATCGCACGTGGCAGATTGCCGCGGTGCTCGTGATTGCCATCTTTGCCGGCGTCACGCTGCCGCGCATGCCGTGGCTGTACGGCGCGGTGTTCAGCATCGGCATTCTCGCGGCGTACTTGTTGTACGCCTCCGTGCGCGCGGAGGCGGGCGTCATCATCACGCCACTGTACGCCGGCATCGCGCTCGTCGTCACGTACATGCTCGCCGTGACGTACCGCTATTTTTCCGAGGAACGCACGCGCGCGTTCATCAGCCGAATTTTCCAGGGACGCATCGCGCCGGAATCCGTGTCGCAAGTAATTGACCTGTACGCCCAGGGCGCACTTTCGCTCGCCGGCGGGCGACGCGAGGTGACAGTGATGTGCGCGACGTTGCGCGGCATCGCGACGCTTTCCGAAGCGACCGCGCCGGAAACGGTGATCGAACTGCTCGACCGTCACAACGCGTTGATCGTCGAAACGATTTTCCGGCTCGGCGGCGCGGTGACGAGCCAGATTGGCAACACGGTAATCGCGACGTGGAATTTTCCGCTCGCGCAACCCGATCACGCGACGCGCGCGCTCCAAGCCGCGTTCGCGATTCAGCAACAGATGCGTGAGCGCAATCCGGAAACAACAGAGGAGCAAGAGATTGGCGCGGCGATTGGTCTCGCGACTGGCGCGGTCGTCGTGGGGCAATTGAGCAGTTTGCAAACCGAGTACTCGGTCGTTGGCGATGTGGTGACGCTATCCGAGCGCATCACCGCGCTGGCTGCGCCGGGACAAGTGCTCATCAGCACCGAGACGCGCGAGCAGATTGGGAAAGAGTGGAATACGGAGCACATTCACTCGCTCCGCACGCGCGGCAAAAAAGATCCGATCCTAGTGTGGCAGGTGGAAGACGCGCCGAGTGTGGGATAG
- a CDS encoding nucleotide pyrophosphohydrolase → MEIRALSERALDVRNQYAELERANYGRAWTREEIALGFVGDVGDLAKLVMAQNGIRHIEHADEKLAHELADCLWSILVLAQMHGVDLERAFLTTMDDLEKHIHSQRTL, encoded by the coding sequence ATGGAAATCCGCGCATTGAGCGAACGCGCCCTGGACGTGCGAAACCAGTACGCCGAATTGGAACGCGCGAACTATGGTCGTGCGTGGACGCGCGAGGAGATCGCGCTCGGTTTCGTTGGCGATGTGGGCGACCTGGCAAAACTCGTGATGGCGCAGAATGGCATCCGTCACATCGAGCACGCCGATGAAAAACTCGCGCACGAACTGGCGGATTGCTTGTGGTCAATCCTGGTCTTGGCGCAGATGCATGGCGTAGATTTGGAGCGCGCGTTCTTGACAACGATGGATGATTTGGAAAAACACATCCACAGCCAGAGGACACTCTAG
- a CDS encoding ClbS/DfsB family four-helix bundle protein encodes MTRDEILRATKREHEKFLACITDIPDDVIAHDRVIDWWSLKDVLGHVTFWYLVATKFLREYQQNGVPQPLGLDDPGIDALNHREAAMRRDYSLARIRAELDAAYHDLLAETERLSDAEVNKILSAPWNPDEQVTLERLIAVNAYGHLPEHIEQVNKWKSAH; translated from the coding sequence ATGACACGCGACGAAATTTTGCGCGCGACAAAACGCGAACACGAAAAATTCTTGGCGTGCATTACGGACATTCCCGACGACGTGATCGCGCATGACCGCGTGATTGATTGGTGGTCGCTCAAAGATGTGCTGGGACACGTTACGTTTTGGTACCTGGTCGCGACGAAATTCCTGCGCGAGTACCAGCAGAACGGCGTGCCGCAACCGTTGGGCTTGGACGATCCTGGGATTGATGCGTTGAATCATCGCGAGGCGGCGATGCGCCGTGATTATTCGCTCGCGCGTATTCGCGCCGAACTCGACGCGGCATATCACGATTTGCTCGCCGAAACGGAACGCTTGAGCGACGCGGAGGTGAACAAGATTTTATCTGCGCCATGGAACCCGGACGAACAGGTCACGCTGGAACGACTGATCGCCGTCAACGCGTATGGTCATTTGCCGGAGCACATCGAGCAGGTGAACAAATGGAAATCCGCGCATTGA
- a CDS encoding (2Fe-2S)-binding protein — protein MSDITLSIDHQTITVPAGTTILQAAARIQKTIPTICYHPHFTPPSLCRMCVVEVEKSRVLVQACSRECENGMIVRTDTSRVRQARKVILELLASAVDVSDAPDIQQLVREYGADMARFAEGKKREHPLRDDNPFYIRDYAKCILCWRCVQACGEDVQWTFAITQAGRGFDTRIATFFDQPIPETTCVYCGNCVQACPTGALKAKREFWIETGRDVSELVRHSRLEKHRTRGQGDKETK, from the coding sequence GTGTCTGACATTACCCTTTCGATAGACCACCAAACGATCACCGTGCCGGCGGGCACGACGATCTTGCAAGCCGCCGCGCGAATCCAAAAAACGATTCCGACGATTTGTTATCACCCGCATTTCACACCGCCGTCGCTTTGCCGGATGTGCGTCGTCGAAGTGGAAAAATCGCGCGTGCTCGTGCAAGCGTGCTCGCGCGAATGCGAGAACGGCATGATCGTTCGCACCGATACGTCGCGCGTGCGTCAAGCGCGCAAAGTGATTCTCGAATTGCTGGCGAGCGCGGTGGATGTGAGCGACGCGCCGGACATTCAACAACTCGTACGCGAGTACGGCGCGGACATGGCGCGCTTTGCCGAAGGTAAAAAACGCGAGCATCCGCTTCGCGATGACAATCCATTCTACATTCGCGATTACGCGAAATGTATTTTGTGTTGGCGTTGCGTCCAGGCGTGCGGCGAAGATGTGCAGTGGACGTTCGCGATCACTCAAGCCGGACGCGGGTTCGACACGCGCATCGCGACCTTTTTCGATCAGCCGATTCCGGAGACGACGTGCGTGTACTGCGGCAACTGCGTGCAGGCGTGCCCGACCGGCGCACTCAAGGCGAAACGCGAATTCTGGATCGAGACCGGACGCGATGTGAGCGAGTTGGTGCGGCACTCGCGGTTGGAAAAACACCGAACACGGGGACAAGGAGACAAGGAAACAAAATGA
- a CDS encoding tetratricopeptide repeat protein codes for MSPSNPTMTFLFTDIEGSTKLWEQHPDAMQAALARHDALLRGIITENQGAVFKTMGDAFYAVFSSAPNAMTAALAMQRALRETDWGEIGALKIRIAIHVGTVEAREGDYFGPPLNRVARLLSAAHGGQILMSLAVCELVRDQLPAGVSVRDLGEHRLKDLVRPERIFQLVVHGLPADFPALRSLDMLPNNLPGQLTSFIGRERELTEVKQMLVASRLVTLIGAGGIGKTRLAVQAAAESLELFNDGAWHVELALISDPLLVPHAIASALNLREETGKPLLNALADYLRARNLLLVLDNCEHLNEPVAQLAETLLQVCPRMQIIASSRVALGIAGERIFRVPSLAMPDMNNASPIESLAQNESVRLFLDRAKTAQPTFALNEQNAALLAQICARLDGIPLAIELAAARAKVLSPEEILARLSDRFHLLTGGSRSALPRQQTLRAMMDWSYGLLDDRERALFRRLSVFAGGWTLEAAELVVADEQTVPRPDVVDLLTRLVDQSLVLSERQDEDTRYRMLETIRQYAQGKLFDSEEANRLRHLHCAYFLTFAQAADSLLRGPQQVEWLNRLEREHDNLRAALGWALEGEAEEIPVRLSGALWRFWLTRGYLSEGQRWLTSALAKAEAASAPASLALAKALDGAGMMALVQRDLDRAESSFEAALKMFRKLGNKKGMGVALNSLGSIAQDHADYERAQTMFATALELHRALGDRWGIASALNNLGLVALNQGDLPRAQKYFEESREARRVLGDKQGIASALSNLCVVALHAREYAKVNELGAESVALFREVGNRRGVAAVYTNQGRAALYASDAARAFALLSAALTLFQQVGDRAGIAECLEWLASVSIARHGLARAARLFGAAEALREKIGMPLTPVDRSMYDQAVAFTRERTDPYTFTESWAQGRAMTLEQAIAFALEKDAGKPAQK; via the coding sequence ATGTCGCCGTCCAATCCGACGATGACGTTTTTATTCACGGACATCGAAGGGAGCACCAAACTCTGGGAGCAACATCCCGACGCGATGCAAGCCGCGCTCGCGCGTCACGACGCGCTCTTGCGCGGCATCATCACCGAAAACCAGGGCGCGGTGTTCAAGACGATGGGCGACGCGTTCTATGCCGTGTTCTCTAGCGCGCCCAACGCGATGACCGCCGCGCTCGCAATGCAACGCGCGTTGCGCGAAACCGACTGGGGCGAGATCGGCGCGCTCAAAATCCGCATCGCGATTCACGTCGGCACGGTCGAAGCGCGCGAAGGCGATTACTTTGGACCGCCGCTCAATCGCGTCGCGCGGTTGCTTTCAGCGGCGCACGGCGGACAAATCCTGATGTCGCTCGCCGTGTGCGAACTCGTGCGCGATCAATTGCCGGCGGGCGTCAGCGTGCGCGACCTGGGTGAGCATCGGCTCAAAGACCTCGTGCGCCCAGAGCGAATATTCCAACTCGTCGTCCACGGATTGCCGGCGGATTTTCCGGCGTTGCGTTCGCTCGACATGCTCCCGAACAATTTGCCGGGACAGCTTACCAGTTTCATCGGGCGCGAACGCGAACTCACCGAAGTCAAACAGATGCTCGTCGCGTCGCGTCTCGTCACGCTGATCGGCGCGGGCGGCATCGGCAAGACGCGCTTGGCGGTGCAAGCCGCGGCGGAATCGCTCGAACTGTTCAACGACGGCGCGTGGCACGTCGAGCTCGCGCTGATCTCCGATCCCTTGCTCGTGCCGCACGCGATCGCGTCCGCGTTGAATCTCCGCGAAGAAACCGGCAAGCCGCTGCTCAACGCGCTCGCCGACTATTTGCGCGCGCGCAATCTATTGCTCGTCCTCGACAATTGCGAACACCTCAACGAGCCGGTCGCGCAACTTGCGGAAACGTTGTTGCAGGTGTGTCCGCGTATGCAAATTATCGCGAGCAGTCGCGTCGCGCTCGGCATCGCCGGCGAGCGGATTTTTCGCGTGCCGTCGCTCGCGATGCCGGACATGAACAACGCGTCGCCGATTGAATCACTCGCACAGAACGAATCGGTGCGCTTGTTCCTGGATCGCGCCAAGACCGCGCAACCGACGTTCGCGTTGAACGAGCAAAACGCCGCGCTGCTCGCGCAGATTTGCGCGCGGCTCGACGGTATTCCACTCGCGATCGAACTCGCGGCGGCGCGCGCCAAAGTCCTCTCGCCCGAAGAAATTCTCGCGCGGCTGTCCGACCGGTTTCACTTGCTTACCGGCGGCAGTCGGAGCGCGTTGCCGCGCCAGCAAACGTTGCGCGCGATGATGGATTGGAGTTACGGTTTGCTCGACGACCGCGAGCGCGCGTTGTTTCGCCGCTTGTCCGTGTTCGCCGGCGGGTGGACGCTCGAAGCCGCCGAGTTGGTCGTCGCCGACGAGCAGACCGTGCCGCGCCCCGATGTGGTTGATTTGCTCACGCGTTTGGTGGACCAGTCGCTCGTGTTGTCCGAACGCCAGGACGAGGACACGCGCTATCGCATGTTGGAAACGATTCGCCAGTACGCGCAAGGCAAGTTGTTCGACTCGGAAGAAGCGAATCGCTTGCGGCATTTGCACTGCGCGTATTTCTTGACGTTTGCGCAAGCCGCCGATTCGCTGCTGCGCGGTCCGCAACAAGTCGAGTGGCTCAATCGGCTCGAACGCGAGCACGACAATTTGCGCGCCGCGCTCGGGTGGGCGCTCGAAGGTGAAGCGGAAGAAATTCCGGTGCGCTTGAGCGGCGCGCTCTGGCGTTTTTGGTTGACGCGCGGGTACTTGAGCGAAGGACAGCGTTGGCTCACGAGCGCGCTCGCAAAAGCAGAAGCCGCGTCCGCGCCGGCGTCGCTCGCGCTGGCGAAGGCGCTCGACGGCGCGGGCATGATGGCGCTCGTGCAACGCGACCTGGATCGCGCGGAGTCAAGTTTTGAAGCCGCGCTCAAAATGTTTCGCAAACTCGGCAACAAAAAAGGAATGGGCGTCGCGCTCAACAGTCTGGGTTCCATCGCGCAAGATCACGCCGATTACGAACGCGCGCAAACGATGTTCGCGACCGCGCTGGAATTGCATCGCGCGCTCGGCGACCGCTGGGGCATCGCGAGCGCGTTGAACAACCTGGGTCTAGTCGCGCTCAATCAAGGCGATTTACCGCGCGCCCAAAAATATTTCGAAGAGAGCCGCGAGGCGCGGCGCGTGTTGGGCGACAAGCAGGGCATCGCTTCGGCGTTGAGCAACTTGTGTGTCGTCGCGTTGCACGCGCGCGAGTACGCCAAGGTCAACGAGTTGGGCGCGGAAAGCGTCGCGCTCTTTCGCGAGGTGGGCAATCGGCGCGGCGTCGCCGCCGTGTACACGAATCAAGGACGCGCCGCGCTCTACGCGAGCGACGCCGCGCGCGCGTTCGCATTGCTCTCTGCCGCGTTGACGTTGTTTCAGCAAGTCGGCGACCGCGCGGGTATCGCCGAATGTCTCGAATGGCTCGCGAGCGTTTCCATCGCGCGCCATGGCTTGGCGCGCGCGGCGCGCTTGTTCGGCGCGGCGGAAGCGTTGCGCGAAAAAATCGGTATGCCGCTGACGCCGGTGGATCGTTCGATGTACGATCAAGCCGTCGCGTTCACGCGCGAGCGGACCGATCCGTACACGTTCACCGAATCCTGGGCGCAAGGTCGCGCGATGACGTTGGAGCAAGCAATTGCGTTCGCGTTGGAGAAGGACGCGGGTAAACCGGCGCAAAAGTAA
- a CDS encoding GNAT family N-acetyltransferase, translating to MQIKTVRLRLREFVANDWRAVLAYQSDPRYLRFYEWETRTEEQVRPFVQMFVTWQEHNPRTKVQLAIERDGRLIGNVGVRAINPATREAEIGYELDPNFWGNGYATEAARALLEFGFRELELHRVSSWCIAENRASARVLEKLGLQCEGRLREREWFKGRWWDTLQYAILDREWSAH from the coding sequence GTGCAAATCAAGACCGTGCGTTTACGCTTACGCGAATTTGTCGCGAACGATTGGCGCGCCGTGCTCGCCTATCAATCCGATCCGCGCTATCTGCGCTTTTACGAATGGGAGACGCGAACGGAAGAGCAGGTGCGACCGTTCGTGCAAATGTTCGTCACTTGGCAAGAGCACAACCCGCGCACGAAAGTTCAACTGGCGATTGAACGCGATGGGCGCTTGATCGGCAACGTCGGCGTGCGCGCGATCAACCCCGCGACGCGCGAAGCGGAGATTGGCTACGAACTCGATCCAAATTTTTGGGGCAACGGGTACGCGACCGAAGCCGCGCGCGCGCTGCTCGAATTTGGATTTCGCGAATTGGAACTGCATCGCGTTTCGTCGTGGTGTATTGCCGAAAATCGCGCGTCGGCGCGCGTGTTGGAGAAACTGGGCTTGCAATGCGAAGGACGTTTGCGTGAGCGTGAGTGGTTCAAAGGTCGCTGGTGGGATACGTTGCAATACGCGATCCTGGATCGCGAATGGAGTGCGCATTGA
- a CDS encoding SLBB domain-containing protein, with the protein MLETKLVTSNLGLVNPASMDDYLARGGYRALTRVVREGLVAEIVDALKSSGLIGRGGAAFPTGLKRELAMKAELTQPYPAPTNVPAPYRHSSAFVVCNADESETGTFKDRVLMEGDPFRIIEGMTITAFITCATNGFIYLRGEYPLAYERLSRALDVARQRGYLGERILRDDFDFHIEIRRGAGAYICGEETALFESIEGKRGEPRVKPPFPTDQGLFNRPTVINNVETFANIPFIALAGADAYRKFGTAKSPGTRIVCVSGHVQKPGAYEIAMGVSLRDVIENLAGGLRPGRALKAILIGGAAGVFLRPDEIDVPLDFQSLAAIGATLGSGAIMALDDTAEMRGVLKRLARFFRDESCGKCFPCQLGTQRQYEIIAREGETFAERATSLLRELGATMRDASLCGLGQTASSAIVSAFEKGLV; encoded by the coding sequence ATGTTAGAAACGAAACTCGTCACCTCCAACCTGGGTCTGGTCAACCCCGCGAGCATGGACGATTACCTCGCACGCGGCGGCTATCGCGCGCTCACGCGCGTCGTGCGCGAAGGACTCGTCGCCGAAATTGTAGACGCGTTGAAATCGTCCGGCTTGATCGGGCGCGGCGGCGCGGCGTTTCCGACCGGGCTAAAACGCGAACTCGCGATGAAGGCGGAACTCACGCAACCGTATCCTGCCCCGACGAATGTGCCCGCGCCGTACCGCCACTCGTCCGCGTTCGTCGTGTGCAACGCGGACGAATCGGAAACGGGCACGTTCAAGGATCGCGTGCTGATGGAGGGCGATCCGTTTCGCATCATCGAGGGAATGACGATCACCGCGTTCATCACGTGTGCGACGAATGGATTTATCTATTTGCGCGGCGAGTACCCGCTTGCGTACGAACGCTTGTCGCGCGCACTCGACGTGGCGCGGCAACGCGGCTATCTCGGCGAAAGAATATTGCGCGATGATTTCGACTTCCACATCGAGATTCGGCGCGGCGCGGGCGCGTACATTTGCGGCGAAGAGACCGCACTCTTTGAATCCATCGAAGGCAAACGCGGCGAGCCGCGCGTCAAGCCGCCGTTCCCCACCGACCAGGGATTGTTCAATCGTCCGACCGTCATCAACAACGTCGAGACGTTCGCCAACATTCCGTTCATCGCGCTCGCAGGCGCGGATGCGTATCGTAAATTTGGTACGGCAAAATCGCCCGGCACGCGCATCGTGTGCGTCAGTGGGCACGTTCAAAAACCAGGCGCGTACGAAATCGCGATGGGCGTGTCCTTGCGCGACGTGATCGAAAATCTCGCAGGCGGATTGCGCCCAGGGCGCGCGCTCAAAGCGATTTTGATCGGCGGCGCGGCGGGCGTATTCCTGCGTCCCGATGAAATTGATGTGCCGCTCGATTTCCAATCGCTCGCGGCAATCGGCGCGACGTTGGGTTCGGGCGCGATCATGGCGCTCGACGACACCGCCGAGATGCGCGGCGTACTCAAACGTCTGGCGCGATTCTTTCGCGACGAGTCGTGCGGGAAATGTTTTCCGTGCCAGCTCGGAACGCAGCGGCAGTACGAAATCATCGCGCGCGAAGGAGAGACATTCGCGGAGCGTGCAACGTCTCTCCTCCGCGAACTGGGCGCGACGATGCGCGACGCGTCGTTGTGCGGGCTGGGACAAACCGCGTCGTCTGCCATCGTCAGCGCGTTCGAGAAGGGTCTGGTCTAA
- the nuoE gene encoding NADH-quinone oxidoreductase subunit NuoE: MNPHDELGTILARWSPVGRSGLLPALIEAQELYGWLSAETITRVAAGLDVPLADAYGVADFYAHLYTHPVGKIIVRVCDDVPCYLAGSERVIAALEDKLKIRVGETTPDGAVTLEVVPCLGHCDHAPVVMAGEQVHEDVRENSLSKILDDS, from the coding sequence ATGAATCCTCACGATGAACTGGGAACGATTCTCGCGCGGTGGTCGCCGGTCGGTCGTTCGGGTCTACTCCCTGCGTTGATCGAGGCGCAAGAGCTGTACGGCTGGCTCTCCGCAGAAACCATCACGCGCGTGGCGGCCGGGCTTGATGTGCCGCTCGCCGATGCGTACGGCGTCGCGGATTTTTACGCGCACCTGTACACGCACCCGGTTGGCAAGATCATTGTTCGCGTGTGTGACGACGTGCCGTGCTATCTGGCTGGCAGCGAACGCGTGATTGCTGCGCTCGAAGATAAACTCAAGATTCGCGTCGGCGAGACGACACCCGATGGCGCGGTCACGCTCGAAGTGGTACCGTGCCTGGGTCACTGCGACCACGCGCCGGTCGTGATGGCGGGCGAGCAAGTGCATGAGGACGTGCGTGAAAATTCGCTTTCAAAAATTCTCGACGACAGTTGA
- a CDS encoding DinB family protein produces the protein MKTELVAQLTRQRDELLRLCADLTEEQITTIPIVGAWTIKDVVGHIAYWEQVIHDHLRESFAEGKPHPMPPDEGDDAINVRESAKRKNWTWMRVRAEFENTRGAFIARVESLSETDLAFTVPNPWWGMTHFYSIAQMIEEDALSHANEHLERIRRWNLEVGN, from the coding sequence TTGAAAACTGAACTGGTCGCGCAACTCACGCGCCAACGCGACGAGTTGTTGAGATTGTGCGCCGACTTGACCGAAGAGCAAATCACAACGATTCCAATCGTTGGCGCGTGGACGATCAAGGATGTCGTCGGGCACATCGCGTACTGGGAACAGGTGATTCACGATCACCTCCGCGAATCGTTCGCGGAGGGCAAGCCGCATCCGATGCCGCCGGATGAAGGCGACGATGCGATCAATGTCCGCGAATCGGCAAAGCGAAAAAATTGGACGTGGATGCGCGTGCGCGCCGAATTTGAAAACACGCGCGGCGCGTTCATCGCGCGCGTCGAGAGTTTGAGCGAGACCGATCTCGCCTTCACCGTGCCGAATCCCTGGTGGGGCATGACGCATTTCTACTCCATCGCGCAAATGATCGAAGAAGACGCGCTGAGTCACGCGAATGAACATCTGGAACGGATTAGACGTTGGAACTTGGAGGTTGGAAATTAG
- a CDS encoding ferritin — translation MLSKTIQDTLNEQIKNEFYSAYLYLAMSAYFESLNMPGSAKWMRAQYDEERLHALKLYDYVNDRNGRVQLKTLDQPTFEWASPVAAWENVVEHERKVTSSIHNLYALAGKENDYATQSMLKWFIDEQVEEEKNAVLMLERFRMAGSQPGTLLLFDGHFTKRGE, via the coding sequence ATGTTAAGCAAGACGATCCAGGACACGCTCAACGAGCAAATCAAAAACGAGTTTTACTCGGCTTATCTTTATCTCGCGATGTCGGCATATTTCGAATCGCTGAATATGCCCGGCTCGGCGAAATGGATGCGCGCGCAGTACGACGAAGAACGCCTGCACGCGCTCAAGTTGTACGATTACGTGAACGACCGCAACGGTCGCGTGCAACTCAAGACGCTCGATCAGCCCACGTTCGAGTGGGCGTCGCCGGTCGCCGCGTGGGAGAACGTGGTGGAGCACGAACGAAAAGTGACGTCGTCTATTCACAATCTCTACGCGCTCGCCGGCAAGGAGAATGATTACGCGACCCAGTCCATGCTCAAGTGGTTTATTGACGAGCAGGTCGAGGAGGAAAAGAATGCCGTGTTGATGCTCGAGCGCTTCCGCATGGCGGGCAGCCAACCTGGCACGTTGCTGTTGTTCGACGGACATTTCACCAAGCGCGGCGAATAA